TCCATGGGGAATAAACCCAGCTGGGGAACTGGATGGAGCCTGGCTAGATGGCTTTGGGTTGCCCTTATCTCCATACTTCTGGCTGTCTCTGAGGTGCCACATGTGCAGAAGTGCCTCACAGAGCTGTCACCTCCaccacagtgtccccagggccgtGGCTCCCCTCGTCACTCCCGgctttctcctcaaacacgcTCCGCAGAGCGACTCTGACCGAGCGCTGGAAGCGGCGCCGCCGGCAGCTCCCCACCAGCACGTAAATCACAGGGTTGAGGGAGCAGTTCAGCAATGCCAGGAACAAAGAGGGGTCTTCTGGGAATAAATCACCGGAATCAGGGAGATTGAGGAAAACCTCCACGCAGAAAGGGATGCCAAAGGCAAAGAACAGCAGGACGTTGAGCAGGATGGCCACAAAGAGCTTCCCCGGCTGCCGCCTCCGGGAGCCACAGCGCAGCTTGAGGAACAGGAACAGGTTGGAAACCAACATCATGAGGGAAAAAACCACGCTAATGGCGAGGGCTACACCTGCAAGGACGGTCCCAGAGTCTTCAGCGTAGGTGGAGGCGAGGTAGAGGGAGCAAACAAAAGCCCCTGCGAGGGCCCAGAGGGCCCCGCTGACGGCGGCCGAGAGGTGCCGGGGGCGGTGGCAGCGGTACCAGATGGGGCAGAGGACGGAGACGCAGCGCTCCACGCTGagggctgccagcagccccaggctgctcaggtcAAACACGTGGCACGGGAACCCAAGGACAAACACAAAACGCTGATAGTGATgaataaaaggaaacaaagatgTGCAGAAGGCTGCCAAGGACAGAAAAGCCaacagaagcaggagaaacaggaggagcagggagaagtCTGCAACAGCCAGATTGAGGATGTAGACAGTGAAAGGGCTCTGCTTTGTGTGGAAGCCCAGGAACCACAAGACCACCCCATTCCCTGCCAGCCCACAGAGGGAGATCCCCAGGCACACCCCTGCAAAGGCAATCAGGCTGGAGGGAATGCTGGAGCATTCCGATCTGATGTATCCCTCCCAATCCAGAGAACCATAAATGGTGTTGTTCAGGGTGAGGTTTGTTGTGATGTTCTCCTCCATGGTGAATGATCTTGCTCCCAGCAGTTGCCTTCTCCCTTTCCCACCACCTCCTAGGGAGAGATGGGGAGCCAGAGGGAAATAAGGGATATCAGCACTCCCAGTATTTCCCAACTGTCCACACAGCCCCACGCCAGCCCCAGGAAGAACCCCcacccctgcagtgcccaggactGGCTCCCAGCCCTCCAGCCCTGACCCTAGACAGGAATCTCCCACCAGACCATCCCTGGACTCCTACCTCCAGTAGGAACAGCActgacacagcagcaccaggagaaaggaTTTGGGATGGCTGCTGGAACCACTGGCTTCAGTGCTTCAGTCTCGTGCCTCGTGCCTGGGTGCAGCCCTTGGCCCAGAGATCACATCCCATGGTCAGAGCTCCCCTCACAATCTCCCCACATCAGTGACAGCTTCCCCTCACATGTCCAGGGACACAGATCTTATCAGGAGGAGGTGGCCACATCACccccttcctctcctccccccAGTTCTTCATGAGGAGCTGCTCATCTGTTATGATCCCATTACTGCAGGCACTTAGACTTTTGAATTTTAATCATTTACTGGATCTaaagcaatgaaaataaaaggacAGCACAGATAATATTATGTCCCTTCAGGTGCTGGGAATCCTGGGTCAAAACCCTCCTCTGGTGAGGACAGATCCTGTCCATGGAAGCGGTACTCCACTATGATCTGTTCAGCTATTACAGGGTTTTCTGAACCCCTCAGAAATTCCAGACTTCATTAGATGCCAACAGAgcctctgagcagcagccatggggatGAACACTGTCCTTGTGTCCATTTGCTGTGGGAAATCACCAGTGCCCAGACATGGGACTGCATGACGGCTTTGCCCACAGCCTCTAATCCCATCCTGTCTAATCCCCATCATCAGCCTCATCACCCCTGCTGGGCATGTGTCTCCTCAGAGATTAGGTTTGTGGGGTACATGGTGCTGCCAAAGCGCTCTTATCTCCAAGTGGCTCCTGCCACACAACCTCAGCCTTTCACAGCACGGGGACTGGCATTTATCTTCTGCCCCTCTTTCATGTGTTTTCCATCTCCTTTGGAGTTGTATCCTGTGCTTGTCATCTCCAGAACTGACGGATGTGTTAATGCACAAGGTCCATGTGCTCTTCAGGGGGTCCAGCCTGGAGCTTCAGGATTTGGAGCTAGAGGAAGACTTGAAACAAGGAGAGAACTTAGGCTCAGCATCCATCCATGAGAGAGAGATGGAAGAAGGTGCAACTCCTGGAAGTTTCTCCCAGAAGGAAGCTGGAAGAAGTCTTTGAGCACGAGTTACATGTCACTACAGACACTGAGCAACTTGTGCTGTGGCATGTCTGCACACCAGTGATTTCTGACTCCTGAAGGTCTCTGGCTCATCTGCCTCACTCCTCTGCCATCCTCCATTACTGGGAATGATTTATATCCCCTTCTGCATTGATGGATGGACCACCTGGCACATGCAGTGAAAGGCAGAAGCCCCTTGCATGGTGGGATGACATTGGAGGTGGCAGAGGAAGGGGGTGATGTGGCCACCTCCTCCTGATAAGATCTGTGTCCCTGGACATGTGAGGGGAAGCTGTCACTGATGTGGGGAGATTGTGAGGGGAGCTCTGACCATGGGATGTGATCTCTGGGCCAAGGGCTGCACCCAGGCACGAGGCACGAGACTGAAGCACAGCCAGTGGTTCCAGCAGCCATCCCAAAtcctttctcctggtgctgctgtgtcagTGCTGTTCCTACTGGAGGTAGGAGTCCAGGGATGGTCTGGTGGGAGATTCCTGTCTAGGGTCAGGGCTGGAGGGCTGGGAGCCagtcctgggcactgcaggggtgGGGGTTCTTCCTGGGGCTGGCGTGGGGCTGTGTGGACAGTTGGGAAATACTGGGAGTGCTGATGTCCCTTATTTCCCTCTGGCTCCCCATCTCTCCCTAGGAGGTGGTGGGAAAGGGAGAAGGCaactgctgggagcaggatcATTCCCATGGAGGAGAAGAGCACAACAAACCTCACCCTGAACAACACCATTTATGGTTCTCTGGATTGGGAGGAATACATCAGATCGGAATGCTCCAGCATTCCCTCCAGCCTGATTGCCTTTGCAGGGGTGTGCCTGGGGATCTCCCTCTGTGGGCTGGCAGGGAATGGGGTGGTCTTGTGGTTCCTGGGCTTCCACACAAAGCAGAGCCCTTTCACTGTCTACATCCTCAATCTGGCTGTTGCAGacttctccctgctcctcctgtttctcctgcttctgttGGCTTTTCTGTCCTTGGCAGCCTTCTGCAcatc
The Agelaius phoeniceus isolate bAgePho1 chromosome 6, bAgePho1.hap1, whole genome shotgun sequence DNA segment above includes these coding regions:
- the LOC129121321 gene encoding mas-related G-protein coupled receptor member H-like; translation: MEENITTNLTLNNTIYGSLDWEGYIRSECSSIPSSLIAFAGVCLGISLCGLAGNGVVLWFLGFHTKQSPFTVYILNLAVADFSLLLLFLLLLLAFLSLAAFCTSLFPFIHHYQRFVFVLGFPCHVFDLSSLGLLAALSVERCVSVLCPIWYRCHRPRHLSAAVSGALWALAGAFVCSLYLASTYAEDSGTVLAGVALAISVVFSLMMLVSNLFLFLKLRCGSRRRQPGKLFVAILLNVLLFFAFGIPFCVEVFLNLPDSGDLFPEDPSLFLALLNCSLNPVIYVLVGSCRRRRFQRSVRVALRSVFEEKAGSDEGSHGPGDTVVEVTAL